A single genomic interval of Sphingobium sp. EM0848 harbors:
- a CDS encoding nuclear transport factor 2 family protein: protein MNETVPLSVEERLFRIEARNEISDLVARYAHGADRKNHPAMMQPLFHEEAIWSAEGFATFHGAPAIAAGLAEIAATQVLWSIHYMIAPYIELATDARSARCRWYLWELSTMAEGGGQEDRWLGGWYDSIARYEDNVWKFASVKLDLRVQGVATPPWSLRKAFDQ from the coding sequence GGTTGAGGAACGATTGTTCCGGATCGAGGCGCGCAACGAGATTTCCGATCTCGTTGCGCGCTACGCCCACGGCGCCGACCGCAAAAACCACCCTGCGATGATGCAGCCGCTCTTCCATGAGGAGGCCATCTGGTCGGCGGAAGGCTTTGCAACCTTTCACGGCGCTCCGGCGATCGCCGCCGGCCTGGCCGAGATTGCCGCCACGCAGGTGCTCTGGTCGATCCACTACATGATCGCGCCCTATATCGAGCTCGCAACAGACGCTCGGTCCGCGCGATGCCGTTGGTATCTCTGGGAGTTGTCCACGATGGCCGAGGGCGGTGGGCAGGAAGATCGCTGGCTGGGCGGCTGGTACGACAGCATCGCAAGATATGAGGATAATGTATGGAAATTTGCATCGGTGAAGCTGGATCTGCGTGTGCAGGGGGTGGCGACGCCGCCCTGGAGCCTCAGGAAGGCGTTCGATCAATGA
- a CDS encoding non-heme iron oxygenase ferredoxin subunit — protein sequence MIRLCAVDELNEDEILRAELDNGHGIAVYLLDGEIFATDDLCTHGEASLAEGEIEDGKIVCPYHLGSFDIRTGAPCAAPCSIALKTYAVEIVDGAVHIAL from the coding sequence ATGATCCGGTTGTGCGCGGTCGATGAACTGAACGAAGACGAGATCCTGCGGGCCGAACTGGACAACGGACACGGGATCGCGGTCTATCTGCTCGATGGCGAGATTTTCGCCACCGACGATCTGTGCACCCATGGCGAGGCATCGCTGGCGGAAGGGGAGATAGAGGACGGGAAGATCGTGTGCCCCTACCATCTGGGCAGCTTCGACATCCGTACCGGCGCGCCCTGCGCAGCGCCCTGTTCGATCGCGCTCAAGACCTACGCCGTCGAGATCGTCGACGGTGCGGTTCATATCGCGCTGTGA
- a CDS encoding AraC family transcriptional regulator translates to MLTDIPAPSRFWSGEALPLIQWNRFSSTDAGEVEAHMSRMFCPHRLAVRGGSPPIDFRHNQAQLRALTFNAQDYGNPFGHISIDVPQMGQNYLVQFSLNGTSFIRHDHDSFSLAPGQMCVLAPNAHFSQTFEAGYKHFTIKIPKADLERILTQELGGNPEELVFSTRPVPLVGAAQAFAHLVRTICDDIDYGIAGYTHPRASGSVEDTLKRLLLAAVPHNHSDLFDAAPSGPAPYYVRRVEEYIRGHACEPISLDEMIEVSGISARSLHAGFRRFRGVTPMGYLKNVRLELARKMLLEGVEEGHNVTDVALACGFSHLSKFARDYADRFGERPSATLRQLKG, encoded by the coding sequence ATGCTGACGGATATTCCCGCGCCCAGCCGTTTCTGGAGCGGGGAAGCTCTTCCCCTGATCCAATGGAACAGGTTCAGCAGCACCGACGCTGGCGAAGTCGAAGCGCATATGAGCCGGATGTTTTGCCCGCACCGGCTGGCCGTTCGGGGCGGCAGCCCTCCCATCGACTTTCGCCATAACCAGGCGCAGCTTAGGGCCCTGACGTTCAACGCGCAGGATTACGGCAACCCGTTTGGCCATATTTCCATCGACGTGCCCCAAATGGGACAGAATTACCTTGTGCAATTCTCGTTAAACGGAACGTCATTCATCAGGCATGATCATGACAGCTTCAGCCTGGCGCCGGGCCAGATGTGCGTGCTCGCTCCCAATGCCCATTTCAGCCAGACATTCGAGGCAGGCTACAAGCATTTCACCATCAAAATCCCGAAAGCCGATCTTGAGCGCATATTGACGCAGGAACTGGGGGGCAATCCTGAAGAGCTGGTGTTTTCGACGCGGCCCGTACCGCTGGTCGGCGCAGCGCAGGCATTCGCCCACCTCGTCCGCACGATCTGTGACGATATTGACTACGGAATTGCGGGCTACACCCATCCGCGGGCAAGCGGATCTGTGGAAGACACACTGAAGCGGCTTTTGCTGGCAGCCGTGCCGCACAATCATTCCGATCTGTTTGACGCCGCACCTTCCGGTCCTGCGCCCTATTATGTCCGGCGCGTGGAGGAATATATCCGCGGTCATGCGTGCGAACCGATTTCGCTCGACGAGATGATCGAGGTTTCCGGTATCAGCGCGCGTTCGCTTCACGCAGGCTTCCGGCGCTTCCGGGGTGTGACGCCGATGGGCTATCTCAAGAATGTCCGTCTTGAGCTCGCCCGCAAGATGCTGCTGGAGGGCGTTGAGGAAGGGCATAATGTCACGGATGTCGCACTCGCCTGCGGCTTCAGCCATCTGAGCAAATTTGCGCGTGATTATGCCGACCGCTTCGGCGAGCGCCCTTCAGCCACTTTGAGGCAGCTGAAGGGCTGA